TACAGATGAGAGCTTtcgcaaaaacaaagaaaagctaGAAAGAGCGAGAATAAATGACGGCAGAGAGTGGGGGAAAATTGGCGATTGGAGAATGAAAACACGTTCCCGTGTTGCGCGAGCACCCAAATCGCACCGCTTGGCTTACGTTTGCCGGTCCGCGAATTACCCCGGCGCACCTACCCCCTCTCCTTGACGCTACCGCACGAGGCCGGATTGTATTTTTTGTTTGCCAGAAACGCCACCGTTTCGTGGCGCTTCACGGATCTGTCCTTGTAACCGGCGGCAAGTTATTGCTCGTCGCGTCGAAGTACGTGCAAGCGGCGCTAGCGCCTGTCTTGGTCCGCCACCTCCAACAGCGAACGGATTGCACGAGGGCTCTCCGAGAGGTGCTTCGCTTTCCTCAAGGTTGCATATAAATGACCATCCTTCTTTCTCTCGTCTGCTGAAGGTGTACCGACAACGAGCCTTTAAGCCACCACTCTCTCTGCTGAGAGTGGGGCCTCAGCCTCTCCAATACGTCTCCCCCCTCCTCCTTCATtatctttcccttttttttctcgtaaCTTTTACTGCCACTTCGGGCAATACTTCGACACGCAATGCCGACGACGTGCCCTTTACTGTGTGTCATCACGCAACGATTGTAACGCAAACGTGTTTGGGAAGGGCGATTGCGCTCACTGTTCAACTGCGATAAGAAAGAAAGCGGCTCAGTACAGCCCCCCCCATACGACCGCTAAGGAGGAAGTCTTTCAGGTTCCTCGACATGCGACACATTTATCACCCTTGTTTAGACTGCAGTGTGCCGACTTCCCTCGCGAGTTCTTCGCAGAGCGAGTAAGAAGTGTCCACACAAAGACGTGACCTCGCCTTGTTATTTAGACACTGGTGACGTTACTCCGGTAATAAACTGGTTTCCGCTTTGCAGAAAGGATACCAACCATTCTCTGTGCTCCAATTTTGATATCTTTAAGAGTTGAAATGGAGGCAGAAGATCGCACACACGCGTTTTCCTAATGAAAAAGAGGTGCGGCCTTGTGCACCAACTGCTTATGAATTCCCCGTAGGTTCTACCAAAAAATAAGTCTGTAAGGTCAGGAACTCAACCGCTCGTCAGAATTGCCACGCATTGACAGGACTTGAGTAAATGTCTAGAAAAGAAAGCAAATATCGTCGAACACGCAGCTCGTCTGCCACGTATTATAGATAGCGACGCAAGCTACCCGGCGCGCTGCAGGAAAACCTGGTACTAAGAATTCACCGAAGTAGTGATCACGACCGCACGTGCTAAGTTAATAGTCGACTGCCCTAAATATAGCCACGTCCCACAGGCGAAACATTAGTAATGCCTCCATTTATAGCTCTCATGTTTCAAAATGGGGTAGAAGGTACAAAACGCTTGGAAATAATTAAGTTTCCGGCTCCCTGAGGCATTGGTTTCGTATCGATACCGGTGCTTCATGACCATACTAAAGGTACCTGTTGATCTCTGGTATTTTTTGTAGGAGAACCAACTAGCCTTGCTGAGTTTTACGTAATCTATTAGGTAGCTTCAAACTATACTTATTCATTACATTAAAGCTGGGTCTTTCAGCTTGCTTCTGGTTCTCTAAACAGGGCGGCCGCCAGGTGTGTGTACAAGTATTTTTGCTTTGGCCAGCAGTTACAATTTCCTTATTTTTATCACTTCAGGGTCACCGCCAAATTTCACACACGTCCTTTCAGTAATTAGCCAAGAAAATTTTTTACCTTATAGACGATTTATATTCGAttgatgggcgccgccatcttgggtattacacaaacaatttcttagttttatgagaagttaagtCACGTACGTAACATGGTAATGAAACGCTGAATGCATTTATAGAACTGTTCTCATGCTTGCGAATTGACTGTAGTaccgtaaacttcgttgttaaaCACAGAAAACAGAAACGCtatcagcccaatatggcggcacctaaacgcttccgtaagaTAGTGTATACATATACAGAAATCAAACATATTTTCTTATTTCATGAACTTCAGTTCCACAAAAGTGTAAATAGTTGAATTTTCAAGACATGTCTTCTTTTCAATCCTCCACTCTGTCCTTTCATTCCCCTTCACCTCTTAAAAGCAAGGAACAGTGATAAACTCAACAGTGTGTCAAAACGAGAAGATACGTTGCAGCCACTAAGGTACCGTAGAGTACTGTCACCTCATACTTGTCTAAAGAGCGGAAAATGTGCGGTACTTAATTCCAAAGTGCATTCTACCCCCCGCCGCTGTAttgcagtggctatggcgttgcgttgctaagctcGAGGTTGGAGGTTCGACCCCAGGCCACAGCGGCCACTCTCTGATGAGAGCGGACTGCAAAAACGCACACGCACCGTGCATTTGGTTCATATTAAATGACCCCATGTAGCCAAAATTAATTGGTAGTCCTCcagtacagcgtgcctcataatcgtacagtggttctggcacgtaaaaccgcgaAATTTATTGAATTTTAGCGCATTCTACTAGAAGGCGCCTAGTTCGAGTACTGAATCTACAGCGCGTGCCCTGCATTACATTGCTTTGCATAGCTCGAACTTATCAGTTGGCCTACCCTACCGTAATGGAGCCCTGTAACCGGCTATGCAGCCACAGGAAATGTTATCGCCATGTTTGCCCTGCGGTCGTCAACTTCGCCGATCCGGCTTAGAGGTTCCGGCTCGTTTGGCACCGCATGCGCAGAAACAAGGCAGTCCCGAACCTGCTATGGCTATAAAGTCGAAGGTGCTGACGCTCACCGAAGCATACCACTCCCGCACTTTAGACGTACGTGCTGAGAGCCGTACATCACAAGCAATAAGGTTTTCACAAAGTACATACAATTAAGGTATCTGATAGCCATCGCTGCAAACGTACTACGGAGTGCGCAAGAGAAACGTCCACGTTTTTATCTTTTTATCTGCCCTGCTCAATCGCACTCGCTCTCAGCGTTCTTTCCTTACATTTACTATAGAGTACGATGAGTATAGACGGGGCCCGAACATACAAAAGCAAGGGTGCTCCAGCAGTGACGGTACGCGCTCCGAGTTGGAGATGTTCATATTAGAAAAAAAGTAGCACATTTTCAACTGATCGTGTTTTTGAAATTGCGGTTGTTTAATATAGAGCATAGCTCTATGTACTTCAGTTCCTTATCGCCGGATTTCACTTGATTTCTGCGACATAGTCACGTGTTTTTCGCCAAGGCAGGCCGGAAAGAAAATAGGCAATGAAAAATCAATGGTAATATTGTGTCTCTTAATGGAGAAGGCGCCACTTTGGCGAGGACAAGTCATGGAAATTCGTCTCTTGCGGCGTTACGACAAAAAAAGAATCTCCATGGAGAGTCGTGACTCGCGTGAACGGGAGCCAAGAAATCTGTGAAGCACGAGAAGCTTCTCCGAAAACGCCCGAAGTGCTTCCTGCAATAACTTGCTTTCTCCTGTCAGCACTCGTAAAGCTGCTTGGCTGGACTCCAAGAGCGGCGCATGGAAATGCGCGGATTGTGAGGCGCCTACGGTACCTGACATATGACGAATATCTCAGACCACAGGGCGAACTTCACGCTGAAATGTGAACTTGTGACGCTACGCGGACTTCCTCGCGCAACATCAGAACATAGAACACTTGCTACCTAAACGTACTGCGAGGTTAGAAATCAAAGGAGTAAACAGTGCGTTATCAATGACGGGAAGGAAGGCTAAGGAATAGAGCACTTGTTCGAAGCCCTTCACTTATCCTTTTGCAACATCGACCCAGAACTTTAAAGTCATTCATTCCGTTCTAAATCAGCTGCAATGTCCTCGACAGAGAACATCCTCCTCAGTAATTAGGAGAAAAGCAAGAACGAGCGAAGGTGCTAGCGCCGGCTGAGTCACATTCGTCTACTGCGGCGCAACTATGCAATCGCACAGCGCTGGCATTTAGCAGGTGGGCCATAACTACCTGTAATATGAAAATATGAGCTGAGCTCTGCATCTCCAACGCTGCAGAGCTGTTCATAAACTTGGCTTTGCTATTCATGATTACAGAAGTACCGCAGGACACGCGTGACCATCATCGAATTGCAGTACCATTTCTTGCGCCTCAGACGTGTATATCACTGAAGAGCTGCCACAGATGTGCTCAACTTCATATAGATTCTTTTAAAACACGCGGAAATAATTTATTACAAGGACCCATTTATTCTCCTTATTCCAGACACTCTTACCAATATCAGAGCAGAGTCTTGCAAATTACATTTATGCTATCACCTAGTGAGTGACAAATACACTGCGATTACTATAACGCGCGAATGCAAAAATGACCAAATCTAGTTCGCATTCCGAGCTTCGTTCTTCACCATCGGTTCGTGTTGGGACGAAGAACTCCCGCCAAAGAGACTCTCGATGTCTTCTAGGTTCTTTCCTCCTGTCTCAGGCACGAATAGGAAAAAAAGAATCAAACTAACGGCAAGACAGGCGCCAAACAGCCAGAAGGTTCCAGCCATGCCCAGGGTTGCACGCATACCATGGTAGCTTATGATGACAGCAAACCCCTCGCCAAATATGACCGCGGTGCAAGTTCCGGTCGCAAATGCCCTGGCCTTCAGGGGGATCATTTCGCCCATAATTACCCAAGGCAACGGGCCCAGGCCCACGGAGTAGCCGAAAAAATAGATGCAGACGCTCGTCAACGGCAACCAACCATAGGCCACCGCGAAACTGTCGCCGACTTTCGCCTTGTAGTAGAAGTAAAGGCCAAGTGCGCCAAGACAGACCGATGACACGGCCGACGAAAACAGGAACAGAACTTTGCGGCCAAGGTGGTCGGTGAGAACGGTGGCTACTCCTACCATCACTACCTGAAATGCAGAGAGCAGAAGACGTTACAGTCAACAGAAAATTCTCATATGAACTTTTTGGCACATTTAGCATGAAAGCTTCCTACCCAGCAATTGTCACCCGCTGAGAATTTTAAATAGCGATGCGTGCAACGCATCGGCAATCGAAAGCATGAGCCCCACGACTGCAATGCATGCACTTATGTCCAACCTATACCAGCGAGAAGCAAATAAAAATGAGAATGACGTGGCAAGCAATGATTGATTGAATCAACCAGTCAATCAGACTTAATCATAAGTTCATAACGGTGCACATTGTCTTGCTTGCGGTTGACTGATAATTTAGAGAAAAGAGAGTAGTAGCTTCATTGCCTGGTCTCGAAGGAGATTGCAAGCAAAAGTAATCTAGCTCAACATTCAATGAATGAGGTAAACCGGCAATTTATGGCagtaaaaaaattcaccgacgattacgatactccctattgCGAAATTTGATTGCGGCTGTATACCTATTTTCATTTTGCAATATATTGGCTgacacggacaatctgtctcatgcggcacgttgaaAACAGGGTGatgtgtggcgcgactgcctcgctaatcgggagatcgcaagagtcagcgtgtgggtgacgcgtgggcacgattaACAGCAGCCGCcccagacagacctccgctcatgcagttatggaggcgctcgccgcatgcctttaTCGTTAGCTTCATCGGGGAATCGACGACGGGCGATacactggcgccatctcgtagccatcgtctcACGCGGAAAtacacttttcttctcatgctgtcatcatgccctcctcctccactttccaccTCACGCTCTCCATTGCTATCaccatctttcatcccccgctgagctccgcgttcgctcagttacgcctagggaggccgacgccgacgctcgtcgcaggaatgggcgcctaagagctgcgttctAAAAAGCGGCCGTTACACGGCCAAACTTTTCTTTCATGTGCTGAAGTACCGACAAGATCATTCACTCTCGCACACCCATTCAGAGCAAGCGCACTAAATTTCGATCGCCATCGCCATTTGGCAGTGCAGCCGCGCGTGGCTGCTGGTTTGATGACAGAGCCGCTAACGACAAAGTCATGGCGAGCGAATAATAGCGGCACTTATGGGATAAGAACCGGTGAACGTTCTTTAGTTCCTTCTAAAAACCAATAGACCTCTCCGGGCCAACGTCACGACGAGTTGATCACGAGATCTTTGAGTACACgcgggagtgagtgagtgagtgagtgagtgagtgagtgagtgagtgagtgagtgagtgagtgagtgagtgagtgagtgagtgagtgagtgagtgagtgagtgagtgagtgagtgagtgagtgagtgagtgagtgggtcagtgagtcagtgagtgggtcagtgagtcagtgagtgtgcgtgtgcgtgtgcgtgtgcgtgcgtgcgtgcgtgcgtgcgtgcgtgcgtgcgtgcgtgcgtgcgtgcgtgcgtgcgtgcgtgcgtgcgtgcgtgcgtgcgtgcgtgcgagcgagcgagcgagcgagcgagtcaGTCCGTCAGTCAGTCAGTTAGTCAGGTgcagtgagtggagtgagtgagtgagtgagtgagtgagtgagtgagtgagtgagtgagtgagtgagtgagtgagtgagtgagtgagtgagtgagtgagtgagtgagtgagtgagtgagtgagtgagtgagtgagtgagtgagtgagtcagtcagtcagtcagtcagtcagtcagtgagtgtgcgtgtgcgtgtgcgtgcgtgcgtgcgtgcgtgcgtgcgtgcgtgcgtgcgtgcgtgcgtgcgtgcgtgcgtgcgtgcgcgcgcgcgcgcgcgcgcgtgacgcgtccagcgctagtcacgcgaaatgttgcgaaagggaagatacctccgaaaatgatcgctcgagaataccttcctacatgcgtggTTGGGTTAtcccaagttaagacctagcagcaaccaagttactacctagcagtagcagccagtaagacttgagcatcgacagtttcgctgtgcctaagctttgcacgaccgagtgcaagcttgcccgtttttttttttttttttttttctttttttttactatccGCATTCCTAAAGTAGGCTTCTTTGCATGCACACCATTAATGCGAAAAAGTCAGCTTTCAAGAAAAGTTGGCTTTAAAGGGCCCGTCCCCACCCCCCGGGCAGCAGTTCCATGACGATAACGGCTATCGCTTCTGTTTGTCTATTTTTTCATTCCTTCCGTATCCATAATAAAGCTACCAATCCTCTACATTTACACAATTATAACGactaaatgtcttaacttcgcgAATTATTCATTAACTTTGCAGATAAATGCTGTGACACTTTTCCTGTTACGGACAAGATTTTGCTGGggcactcgccaaagaatgcttacgcattaaaaccaAAGCTCACGGAAAGCAGCGAGCACGTGACTTGTATTTCACCAGCTTGGCTTTCACACAGACTAAAGAAATATTGCGTACGCATGGTTGATAAGTAAGGCAGTCTGTGAACTGAGCGACTCAAAGAATAGTGAGAAAATATTGTTTTCACTGCCGCACGCGAAGGAACTTGTTTTCATTGATATCGCGGAGGACGATGATAATACCCACCGGCAGGCGCTTCGATGATATGCTTCTCCCCCATATTATTCGTGAACCTAGTGATATAGTTTGCAGACAACCGCATATAATTATAATCATATCCAAGTGCGTCGTGGCTGGCAACACCTCGAAGCAGAATATCGCACCTGCACCGACACGTAGTTTTACGGGTCCACGCTGTTGCGCATTTCGACTTTTTCATTATAGCAAGCCCACGTTGGCCCCACAAGCTCGCCCATCTTTCGCCATCGTACAGTTTCTAGGGCCATAAACGTGCGATGCGTATGTACCGAAGCGAACGGCGAATACACACCGCCATACAAACGAGTACCCAGCAATGGCGGGCAGTCAGAACAAACGACGGATGTGACACCACgtacgtgcaaactatgtatgaACCAACTCTCCTATGTGTCCGTATCTTCGAGACGTATTGAATGAACTATTTCGTCTAACGCACTCCCATAAAATTCGCGAACTTCAAGCTACAGACCTGATTCAGCCTCACCTGTATAAGTGCCACAGTAATAGCCGAGTTCTCCGGCGACATGGTTGTTCCGGCCTCTTCGAAGATGTCATGGGTAAAGGTGATCATCAAGTTAATGGCCGCCAGTCGCTGCATCGTCATGGTCAGCAGGACGCACAGGAAAGACCGGTAGACGCGTGGCGATGCCATGTCTCGCAAGGAGAAGCCCGCAGCAGGCATGCCACCCTTGCGCGACAGCGCGGCCTCCAAGGTGGTCAGTTCGCTCGCCGCACCGGGACCAAAGTAGAAGCGCAGCGCTTTAGCGGCTCCGTCACGTCGACTGTTCTTGAGCAGCCAGCGGGGCGATTCGTGGCACCAGAATAGCAAGATGCTCATGGCGGCTGCCGGCAGCAGGCACCAGACCGCCAGCAGCGAGAAGCTGAGGAACTTGCCGAGCACGAAGACGAGCAAAACGCCACAACACAGCACACAGTTGGCTCCCGTGTTCAGCAGGCCCCGATGGTTAGCTGGGGAGATCTCCGAGATAAAGACGCTGACGGCGAGTGCCGCCATGCCGGTGCCGACGCCCGTGAGCAGGCGACCGACGAACAGCGCCGCCTTGGGAGTTCCCAATGCCAGCCATAGCCAACCAACCAGGAACCAGATTGACGAGGCAATCAGAGTGTTGCGACGGCCGATCGCGTTCGCTTGACGACCTGCAGAAGTGCGTAGCAATGACAGAAAAACAAGCGATGCCAATATGGAGACCCATATGGTGACTCATACCACTTTCTCTCCAACAATTACATTTCTATGATTTACTCAACCTCGCTAGTAGCTTGTTAATCACTACTCCTTGTAGTGTGAAATATTTGTAACGATGCATACGATTACACTGTTTAAAGGGCCTATGTGCATTACATGCACATCATTAAAGGTTCTATTTGTATTGTCGCGGGAGGAAAGGCAAGAGAAGTCCACCGGCAGCGAACGGCACATTTAACGAAGCGGCCACAACAACCACCGTCGTTCACGTCATCTTCTCCACAGCACCAGTCTGAAAATGGGCGCCCGATCTAAACATAATGATTATGCAATGAACATGTAAAACACGCATCATAATGGGCGCCCGATCTGATAATGATCATCATGGAATGAACACGTAAAACACTGGTGGCAGTATGTAGCTGTTGTGTGTTTCCGTAGGCGCTTATTAGTTTGCTGTGTTGTTCGTGGCTATTGATTATTTCATATACCTCACAGGCCCCAGAAGGAGTATTACGTGAGGAGTATTATTACTCCATACCGACTCTTTATTCTGTATAGCGACGTGCCGATTTCATCTATTACATTTACCTTTTAGTTATGTGCTATCATATGTTGCCTTGTACCATCTTTTGGACTTCACGCAACTCTTTTTTACGGCTTTTAGCACAAGACACCAGTCAGAATGTTCTTCATCAGCGAATTTGTATGGAACTGATTATATACATCACACATGTTGAACGACTTGTGCTACTCTATCGAACAAAGAATCATGTAGGCAATGTTAATCAAAGAAATTTACTCAGTAGCCAGTGCAGTCATTGAAAGGAAACCAAGTCCAGAGCTCAATGCACCTCTGAACATTAAACAACATTTCTAAGCACCAAAAAAGGTGGCCACAAATACGACTGACCGATGAAGTATATGACTGCTAAGAGTAGCCTCGTTGCACAAACATATACTTTGCAAATTGGTTTGAAACAAAACACGTGTCGCTTGCATTACTTCGCATTTTGCAGTCAGCATACATTCCACCTGTACAAGAAACTCAAGTGCATCTGACAAACATATCTGCAATATCTCTGCCGCACCACGAAGTTGCGACGAATTTTTGTTGAATCACGTAGCATGACT
This Dermacentor silvarum isolate Dsil-2018 chromosome 6, BIME_Dsil_1.4, whole genome shotgun sequence DNA region includes the following protein-coding sequences:
- the LOC119456982 gene encoding facilitated trehalose transporter Tret1, translating into MANAAPSSVALEEASAAPHVADNSGSRNSAAEQEATSANEATNEPVEVRGGTGVISRVKNIAADSITVAEIPSNVAASVASAASSANKPANIQDHRTERAAHDAVAGAYDSYGDAAERSVTSSIPARALFAKSQVIATGAAPESSNAATTGIRSVGETANADSAAANAAVPLAEDLNGAAVPMISALPQLKSSVVAMAYDVGTETEARRRLYLTIAITYLASLSSGLSIAYSSPALPSIRKVMQFSEADSGWFGSLVMLGAVIGGLSGGRQANAIGRRNTLIASSIWFLVGWLWLALGTPKAALFVGRLLTGVGTGMAALAVSVFISEISPANHRGLLNTGANCVLCCGVLLVFVLGKFLSFSLLAVWCLLPAAAMSILLFWCHESPRWLLKNSRRDGAAKALRFYFGPGAASELTTLEAALSRKGGMPAAGFSLRDMASPRVYRSFLCVLLTMTMQRLAAINLMITFTHDIFEEAGTTMSPENSAITVALIQVVMVGVATVLTDHLGRKVLFLFSSAVSSVCLGALGLYFYYKAKVGDSFAVAYGWLPLTSVCIYFFGYSVGLGPLPWVIMGEMIPLKARAFATGTCTAVIFGEGFAVIISYHGMRATLGMAGTFWLFGACLAVSLILFFLFVPETGGKNLEDIESLFGGSSSSQHEPMVKNEARNAN